A stretch of DNA from Dehalococcoidia bacterium:
GGCCTTCAGCAGATAGCCGGCGCGGACGGCATCTTCACCATGTGCGCCATGGACCACCGTGGCTCGCTGGAGAGCGTGCTGTGCGCGCCAGAGCGTACCGACAATTGCCCCCGCGAGATGACCGATTTCAAGCTGGACTTATGCGAGGCTTTAGCTCCCTATGCCAGCGCAGTACTGCTCGACCCCATTTACGGAGCAACGCAGTGCATATCGCGCAGCCTCATCCCCAAAACCTGCGGACTGCTGGTCAGCCTGGAGGCCACCGGATACACGGGCGACAGCCAGTACCGCAAGACACGGCTGCTTGAGAACTGGAGCGTAGCCAAACTGAAGCGCATGGGGGCTTCCGCTGCCAAGATGCTGGTCTATTACCGCCCGGACCTCAGGGAGTTGGCGCAAAAACAGCTTCAACTGGTGGGAGAGGTGGCGCGTGAGTGCCAGCGATTCGATATCCCTTTCTTGGTGGAACCTCTCAGCTATCCCATCGGGGAAGAGGTCAATAGCGCCAAACAATTCGCGGAGATCAAGAGCAGCGTAGTTATCCAGACGGCCAGAGACATGACAGCCCTGCCCATCGACGTGCTCAAGGCCGAGTTTCCCGCCGACCTGGCGCATCAGCGTGACGATAGAGAGTTGAGACGTTCCTGCGAAGAACTCAATAATGCGTCGCAAAAACCCTGGGTTATCCTCAGTGCCGGAACCAGCTTCGAGCCCTTCATCAAAGAGGTTGAGCTGGCCTGCCGCGCTGGGGCTTCCGGGTTCCTGGCAGGTCGCGCCGTCTGGCAGGAAGCCATCGCCATGACAGACGGCAGTGTGCGGCGTAAATTCCTGGCAACTATTGCCGCGGACAGGCTCAAGAAGCTGGCGGAAGTCGCTCATCAATACGCTGCTCCCTGGTATAAAAAGCTGAGCCTGACATCCCAGAACCTGGCCGAAATCACATCGGATTGGCATACATCCTACGAAGATAACACATGATAGCTACTATCACGCTGAATCCCTGCCTGGACAAGTACATTTCGGTGGCACACCTGGAGATGAACGAGACCAACCGCAGTCAGGCAATTACTCAGTATGCCGGAGGCAAGGGGCTGGACGTTTCGCGCGCCGTGCACGAGATGGGCAGCGAGACTATGGCCTTCGGTTTTGCCGGCGGCAACGAAGGCATAACTCTTACGACTCTGCTGGCGCAAGAGGGAGTGCCTTTCTCGTTTATCCCTATCAACGAAGAGACGCGCAGTTGCTATATCATAAGCGAGACCGATTCAGCCCGGCAGTTCCGCATCAGCACGCCCGGGCCAGGTATCAG
This window harbors:
- a CDS encoding tagatose 1,6-diphosphate aldolase, producing MNALSIGKIRGLQQIAGADGIFTMCAMDHRGSLESVLCAPERTDNCPREMTDFKLDLCEALAPYASAVLLDPIYGATQCISRSLIPKTCGLLVSLEATGYTGDSQYRKTRLLENWSVAKLKRMGASAAKMLVYYRPDLRELAQKQLQLVGEVARECQRFDIPFLVEPLSYPIGEEVNSAKQFAEIKSSVVIQTARDMTALPIDVLKAEFPADLAHQRDDRELRRSCEELNNASQKPWVILSAGTSFEPFIKEVELACRAGASGFLAGRAVWQEAIAMTDGSVRRKFLATIAADRLKKLAEVAHQYAAPWYKKLSLTSQNLAEITSDWHTSYEDNT